From Tachysurus fulvidraco isolate hzauxx_2018 chromosome 10, HZAU_PFXX_2.0, whole genome shotgun sequence, one genomic window encodes:
- the rbpms2a gene encoding RNA-binding protein, mRNA-processing factor 2a isoform X4: MSLKSDSEPNNNVSLEEEVRTLFVSGLPVDIKPRELYLLFRPFKGYEGSLIKLTSKQPVGFVTFDSRSGAEAAKNALNGIRFDPENPQTLRLEFAKANTKMAKSKLMGTPNPSSLHPALGAHFIARDPYDLTGAALIPASPEAWTPYPLYATELTPGLPHTAFTYPAAAAAAAALHAQLELQDAGLISY; the protein is encoded by the exons ATGAGTCTCAAATCAGATTCTGAGCCGAACAACAATGTATCATTAGAGGAGGAG GTACGAACACTTTTTGTCAGTGGTCTGCCTGTAGACATCAAGCCACGGGAGTTGTATCTGCTGTTCAGGCCGTTCAAG gGATATGAAGGATCACTTATAAAACTAACTTCGAAGCAG cccGTTGGCTTTGTTACCTTTGACAGCAGGTCTGGAGCCGAAGCAGCGAAAAACGCATTAAAT gggATTCGCTTTGACCCGGAGAACCCCCAGACACTGCGTCTGGAGTTTGCTAAGGCTAACACCAAGATGGCAAAGAGTAAGCTGATGGGCACACCGAATCCCTCAAGCCTGCACCCAGCTCTCGGGGCTCACTTTATTGCACGTGATCCAT ATGATCTAACTGGTGCTGCACTGATCCCAGCATCCCCAGAGGCATGGACACCGTATCCCCTCTACGCCACTGAACTAACCCCTGGCCTGCCACACACCGCCTTCACCTACCCTGCAGCCGCTGCAGCTGCCGCTGCCCTGCACGCCCAG CTTGAACTGCAGGATGCAGGTCTTATTTCTTACTAA